The nucleotide window GAACGGTTTGGAGCAATCCATCATCGCCCAACTCCGTGCACTCGCCTCCGCCGCCCATATCGGTAGACAGCACTCCAACGTGAAGATCTTCAACGGGCGAAAAACTCTGCAGATCTTGGTCATCGTCCGGGTCGAGATCGCCCGTGCTGAGCACATCCACCATGCGCTTTATTTTGTTTGCAAGCTCTTGCTGCTCATCACGCATCGAACGCGAATTGTCGATCACAAAAAGCAGATCAACTTTGTTGGTCGGGTTTTGTTGAATATTGACCGTCGTGCCGAGCATCGTGCAGGGCGTAATTGGCTTGAGCTCGCGATCGACACAAGCCATTTGAGCAAAAGTTGCCGTCGCAACCAGCGCTATAAAAGGGGCATTTTTGCGAAAGTCCCTAAAAACACTATGCCGATACCACATGGTCGTGACGGTATAATAACCTAGTTACCCTCCGATACCATAAAAAATTCGATACTTTAGTGCAGATCGGTTGTGGTTACGAAAAAAGCTATTCAAGAGAAAAAAGAGTTTTTGCTACGAAATACGCATTCAAACTCCTATTCCAAGCAAAACTCAGTCTTTTTTGCAATTTTCTGCCTGAAGCGCCGGATCAATTCTAAGATGGATCTTATGCGGCGTGTGCTCATTGTGGATGACGAGGAAAACCTCCGACTTGTGCTTCGTACCTTGCTTAGCAAAGAAGGCTACGACGTGCAGACGGCAGCGAGTGCCGAAGAAGCATTGCAACAAGTGGAAACCTTTGGACCCGACTTTGTCCTGGCCGATGTACGTATGCCCGGCATGAGCGGGATTGAGCTCTGCACCGAACTGAATACACGAGGGTGCACTGCCACGGTCATTGTGATGAGCGCCTACGGCTCGGTTGATCTGGCAATCGAAGCTATGAAAGCCGGCGCCTATGATTATGTGGCCAAGCCCTTCAAACAAGACGAGGTCCTCATCGCGCTTCATAAAGCCGAAGAGCGCGAAGCCTTAAGACGCGAGAACCGAGCGCTCAAGCAAAGCCTGCGTGATAAACACACCTTTGCAGAATTGCTTGGCAAAAGTGAAGCTATGGAGCAGGTGTTTCGCACCATCAACAAGGTTGCCGAATACAAAACCACCGTGCTCATCACAGGCGAGAGCGGGACGGGAAAGGAGCTTGTTGCCCGAGCGCTGCATCAAGGAAGTTCACGCAAAGACAAACCCTTTGTTGGGGTAAACTGCGGAGCCATTCCAGAGGCGCTATTGGAGAGTGAGCTCTTTGGCCACAAGAAAGGCGCATTTACCGATGCATCCTCGGATAAACGGGGTTTGTTCGAGGAAGCCAATGGGGGAACTCTTTTTCTCGATGAAATCGGAGAACTTCCTCTCGCTCTGCAAGTCAAACTCTTACGCGCCTTGCAAGAGCATACCATTCGCCGACTTGGTGATACGGCCGATCGCCGAGTTGATGTACGCTTGATAGCAGCGACCATGCGCGATTTACGCGAAGAAATCGCTGAAAAACGCTTTCGTGAGGACCTTTTCTATCGCCTTAACGTCCTTCAGATCAAAGTGCCGCCACTTCGCGATCGAAAAGAAGACATTTTCCTTTTGTGTGAACATTTCATCGAAAAGAACAACAAGCGCCTTGGCACACAGGTTCGCGGATTGAGCGCAGAGGCTGGAAAATTGCTGATCAATCACATCTGGGCTGGCAATGTGCGCGAGCTTGAAAATGTTATCGAACGCGCGTGCGTACTCACAGAAGATGACGTGATTAAAGAGCAAGACTTACCCGAGCGTCTAAAGGAGCATACCAACACCATGAGCATGGCGCTTTCTTCAGAAGAGCTATCGATTAAAAAGACG belongs to Myxococcales bacterium and includes:
- a CDS encoding sigma-54-dependent Fis family transcriptional regulator → MRRVLIVDDEENLRLVLRTLLSKEGYDVQTAASAEEALQQVETFGPDFVLADVRMPGMSGIELCTELNTRGCTATVIVMSAYGSVDLAIEAMKAGAYDYVAKPFKQDEVLIALHKAEEREALRRENRALKQSLRDKHTFAELLGKSEAMEQVFRTINKVAEYKTTVLITGESGTGKELVARALHQGSSRKDKPFVGVNCGAIPEALLESELFGHKKGAFTDASSDKRGLFEEANGGTLFLDEIGELPLALQVKLLRALQEHTIRRLGDTADRRVDVRLIAATMRDLREEIAEKRFREDLFYRLNVLQIKVPPLRDRKEDIFLLCEHFIEKNNKRLGTQVRGLSAEAGKLLINHIWAGNVRELENVIERACVLTEDDVIKEQDLPERLKEHTNTMSMALSSEELSIKKTVRHIEETLIRRALEKTQGNRTAASKILEISHRALLYKIKEFGIS